A genomic region of Runella rosea contains the following coding sequences:
- a CDS encoding outer membrane beta-barrel family protein, giving the protein MIQRYTSAFAGFLLFILSQPLWAQTYRLSGEIQGVSQKPLEGAVVSLLRAKDSSFVKAAVTEANGQFELLNIKSAAYLLMVSNLGYQKYIGKPFSVAQTDATLPAVVLVEENKSLAEVKVTGKKPFVETKIDRTVVNVDALIGNAGTNALEVLEKSPGIAVDQNGGIRLKGKSGVVVFVDDKPTYLSADDLANYLKSLPAGSVETIEIMPNPPAKYDAAGNAGVINIRLKKNVLKGFNGGVNLSYGQGVYRRTNNSLNFNYRINKLNFFSNASVNHNSTYQDLTIWRRYYKPTGEYTSAFTQNSYIQRNLGGNNLKVGVDFYASKKTTLGVVLNGFYNPSLVNVTNKAKVLDAANEVTSLVEAVSPTDRVWKNGSANFNFTYKFDSTGKELSTNADYIHYQSTSNQTLTNTLFDPQNKFVSQSILFSSLPTTIDISTAKIDYTSPLKSGGKIETGLKTSFIKTGNVADFFDVLDGKRFPNYEFTNNFNYKENINASYVNYAREFKRLSVQAGLRFENTTIKGHQLGNKQTKDSTFTRKYNSFFPTFYARYRLDSADVHQMGFSFGRRIDRPNYQDMNPFSYPLDRFTYYGGNPFLQPTFSYNFELSHTFKNKITTTLQYSLAKNVISETNEQRGTIYYSRPGNFGQRISYGISVNGSLQPTKWWTLNLYTEYISNGFKATLYGQKLDDSRFYWAVIPTNQFQLSSTWSAELAGSYQSTFLLGQLLIYPIGSVRAGLSKKVWKNQGTIRLNVSDIFYTNQIKGDIRNIANASANWFSYLDSRVATLSLTYRFNKGKTLNVRQTGGSESEKNRVRS; this is encoded by the coding sequence ATGATTCAACGCTATACTTCTGCTTTTGCAGGTTTTTTGCTTTTTATTTTATCCCAACCTCTTTGGGCACAAACGTATAGACTTTCTGGTGAAATTCAGGGCGTTAGCCAAAAACCGCTCGAAGGAGCCGTGGTTTCTTTGTTGAGGGCCAAAGATTCTTCGTTTGTAAAAGCGGCGGTGACCGAAGCCAATGGTCAGTTTGAACTGCTGAATATCAAATCGGCGGCTTATCTGCTGATGGTAAGCAACTTGGGCTATCAAAAATATATCGGTAAGCCATTTTCAGTGGCGCAAACGGATGCGACGCTCCCTGCCGTGGTTTTGGTGGAAGAAAACAAAAGTTTGGCGGAAGTGAAAGTGACGGGCAAAAAGCCCTTTGTCGAAACTAAAATTGACCGCACCGTGGTGAATGTGGATGCGCTGATTGGCAATGCTGGCACAAATGCGTTGGAGGTGCTCGAAAAATCGCCAGGGATTGCCGTAGACCAAAACGGTGGAATTCGGCTGAAAGGCAAATCAGGCGTGGTGGTATTTGTGGACGATAAACCTACCTATCTGTCGGCCGATGACTTGGCCAATTACCTCAAATCGCTCCCCGCGGGCTCGGTCGAAACCATCGAAATCATGCCCAACCCGCCCGCCAAATACGACGCGGCAGGGAATGCGGGCGTAATAAATATTAGACTGAAAAAAAATGTGTTGAAAGGATTTAACGGTGGGGTCAATTTGAGCTATGGTCAGGGAGTGTACAGACGTACCAACAACAGCCTCAATTTTAATTATCGCATCAATAAACTTAATTTTTTCAGCAACGCGAGCGTCAATCATAACAGTACTTATCAAGACCTTACCATTTGGCGACGCTATTATAAACCCACGGGTGAATACACCTCGGCATTTACCCAAAACTCTTACATTCAGCGCAATCTCGGAGGAAATAACCTGAAAGTGGGCGTGGATTTTTACGCTTCCAAAAAAACGACTTTAGGGGTGGTTTTGAATGGATTTTACAACCCTTCGTTGGTCAATGTAACCAACAAAGCCAAGGTACTCGACGCCGCAAATGAGGTGACAAGCTTGGTGGAGGCCGTCAGCCCTACCGACAGAGTGTGGAAAAACGGCAGTGCCAATTTCAATTTTACCTATAAATTTGACAGCACCGGTAAAGAACTTTCGACCAATGCAGATTACATTCACTACCAATCGACCAGCAACCAAACGTTGACCAATACCCTTTTTGACCCTCAAAATAAATTTGTCAGTCAGTCGATTTTGTTCTCATCGCTGCCCACTACCATCGACATCAGTACGGCCAAAATTGATTACACCAGTCCGTTGAAAAGCGGCGGTAAAATTGAAACGGGCCTGAAAACGAGCTTTATCAAAACGGGAAACGTCGCCGATTTTTTTGATGTTTTGGACGGAAAACGTTTTCCAAATTATGAGTTTACCAATAACTTTAATTACAAAGAAAACATCAACGCCTCGTACGTAAATTACGCCCGGGAGTTCAAGCGGCTGTCGGTACAGGCGGGGCTTCGTTTTGAAAATACCACCATCAAAGGGCATCAATTGGGCAATAAACAAACGAAAGACTCTACTTTCACTCGAAAATACAACAGCTTTTTTCCGACATTTTACGCGCGTTATCGGTTAGATTCGGCCGATGTTCATCAAATGGGATTCTCGTTTGGGCGTCGGATTGACCGACCCAATTATCAGGACATGAATCCGTTTTCGTACCCGCTCGACCGCTTTACGTATTATGGTGGAAATCCCTTTTTGCAACCGACATTTTCGTACAATTTCGAGCTATCTCACACCTTCAAAAACAAGATTACCACGACGTTACAGTACAGCCTTGCTAAAAACGTGATTTCGGAAACCAACGAGCAGCGCGGCACGATTTATTACAGTCGCCCGGGCAATTTTGGGCAGCGGATTTCATACGGAATTTCGGTTAATGGCAGCTTGCAGCCTACCAAATGGTGGACACTCAATCTCTATACCGAGTACATCAGCAACGGTTTTAAGGCAACGCTGTACGGTCAAAAGTTGGATGATTCGCGGTTTTATTGGGCGGTTATTCCCACCAATCAATTCCAGCTCAGTAGCACTTGGTCGGCCGAGTTGGCGGGGTCGTACCAAAGTACGTTTCTATTGGGCCAACTGTTGATTTATCCAATTGGCTCGGTGCGGGCGGGATTGTCCAAAAAAGTGTGGAAAAATCAGGGGACGATTAGACTCAACGTCAGCGATATATTTTATACCAACCAAATTAAGGGAGATATTCGCAACATCGCTAACGCCTCGGCCAACTGGTTCAGCTATTTGGACTCGCGCGTCGCGACTCTTTCACTTACCTATCGTTTCAATAAAGGTAAAACCCTGAATGTACGTCAAACGGGCGGCTCAGAAAGCGAGAAAAATCGGGTGAGAAGTTAA
- a CDS encoding helix-turn-helix domain-containing protein codes for MHIEKFGYLTGRSLITFKRDFKRAFNTTPQKWLTQKRLELAHYQIAERKVKPIEACYETDFENLFHFSFAFKKQFGYAPTEVAQYNYIHLK; via the coding sequence ATGCACATCGAAAAATTCGGCTACCTCACGGGGCGAAGTTTAATCACCTTTAAACGTGACTTCAAAAGAGCCTTTAACACCACGCCTCAAAAATGGCTTACTCAAAAACGATTGGAACTGGCCCACTATCAGATTGCCGAACGGAAAGTAAAACCGATTGAAGCCTGCTACGAAACGGACTTTGAAAACCTTTTCCATTTTTCGTTTGCCTTCAAAAAACAATTCGGATACGCCCCCACAGAAGTAGCTCAATACAACTATATACATCTCAAGTAA
- a CDS encoding winged helix-turn-helix transcriptional regulator yields MTTENKTEDNKTCPAQVLLKQLSGKWKPEIFRLAVDSPLRFSRLLRQIEGSNKQTLSVALRELEEAGLVQKVIIREKPLHIEYYLTENGRFLIPIFKQLESLG; encoded by the coding sequence ATGACTACTGAAAACAAAACAGAAGATAATAAAACGTGCCCTGCACAAGTATTGTTGAAGCAACTGTCGGGCAAATGGAAGCCGGAAATTTTTCGCCTGGCTGTTGACAGCCCTTTGCGTTTCAGCCGTTTGCTTCGTCAAATAGAAGGGTCAAATAAGCAAACGTTGTCTGTTGCATTGCGCGAATTAGAGGAAGCCGGGTTAGTGCAAAAAGTTATCATCAGGGAAAAACCTTTACATATAGAATACTATCTCACTGAAAATGGTAGGTTCCTGATTCCTATCTTTAAACAGTTAGAAAGTTTAGGGTAG
- a CDS encoding DUF1349 domain-containing protein has product MFDFSEFYWLNPPQKWELANERLSIRTEPKTDFWQRTYYGFQNDNAPAFLRSITGDFTFTVKTTFDSNIQFDQCGVIIYQNSDNWFKASIEYENKQIARLGSVVTNLGYSDWATTDISAEVRTMWYRLSRRGSDFLIENSEDGEEFSQMRIFHLHQPLPEVHFGVYACSPLESSFEAGFTNFYLTESTWQAHPL; this is encoded by the coding sequence ATGTTTGACTTTTCTGAATTTTACTGGCTAAACCCACCGCAGAAATGGGAGCTAGCCAACGAGCGTCTCAGCATCAGAACTGAGCCGAAAACCGATTTTTGGCAACGCACCTACTATGGCTTTCAAAATGACAATGCCCCGGCTTTCCTGCGGAGTATTACTGGGGATTTTACATTTACGGTCAAAACAACCTTTGATTCCAACATCCAATTTGACCAATGCGGTGTCATCATTTATCAAAACAGCGACAACTGGTTTAAGGCATCCATTGAATATGAAAATAAACAAATAGCCCGCTTGGGCAGCGTCGTAACCAATTTAGGATATTCAGACTGGGCCACAACCGATATTTCTGCCGAAGTGCGTACCATGTGGTATCGACTGTCGCGGCGCGGTTCGGATTTTTTGATTGAAAATTCAGAAGATGGTGAAGAATTCAGTCAAATGCGCATTTTTCATTTGCACCAACCGTTGCCCGAAGTACATTTTGGAGTGTATGCGTGCAGTCCGTTGGAGTCAAGTTTTGAGGCGGGTTTTACCAATTTTTATTTAACAGAATCGACATGGCAGGCGCATCCGTTGTGA
- a CDS encoding BPTI/Kunitz domain-containing protein encodes MRSFYSSLLCTATIVCLLSCEGSCPVSPNCSLEPESGACFAAFKRYYYDKKEKKCKEFTWGGCGGVVPFETLEACRDCECRK; translated from the coding sequence ATGCGCTCATTCTATTCTTCGTTGTTATGTACTGCCACTATTGTATGCCTGTTAAGTTGCGAAGGCTCCTGCCCGGTATCGCCTAATTGCTCATTAGAACCCGAGAGTGGAGCATGTTTTGCGGCCTTTAAAAGATACTATTACGATAAAAAAGAAAAGAAATGTAAAGAATTTACATGGGGCGGATGTGGAGGCGTCGTACCGTTTGAGACCTTGGAAGCCTGCCGAGACTGTGAGTGCAGAAAGTGA